CTCACAAGCTTGTGAAGACTGGGGATTTTTccaggtaaattttttttttttttttccaaaacattgTCTATTAGTCAAAATCATGTATAGTAATCTATTGTCCActataaacatattatttagATAATTGGGTTTATTAGATCAACCTTAACATGTTTATTAGATCAATCTTAACATGTATGAACTACATATGAATATcagaatttttttcttctatacaGGTTATAAATCATGGGATTGAAGTGGGTGTGGTGGAAGATATAGAGAAGGTGGCGAAGGAGTTCTTCGAGATGCCactggaggagaagaagaagtatcCAATGGAGCCAGGGACCGTACAAGGTTACGGTCAAGCTTTCATCTTCTCTGAAGATCAGAAGCTTGATTGGTGCAACATGTTTGCTCTTGGTGTTCATCCTCCTTCTATTCGTAACCCCAAACTATGGCCTTCTAAACCGGCCCGGTTCAGGTTCTCCACAAAACTCCCTATTTtcttataacaaaatttatttaatcttCCGAAATACCTTTGTTCAGTTTTCATGGTCATCATATTCTGTAGAGATTAACTAATGAGCATGTGGCGCGCAATAAAATAGTCTTTGCTAGAAAGTGTCATGTATACTGTATCCATGTTCGAGATTAATCAtgattcatattttaaaaacttatagTGGATCATCAGATAATTAAAATATCACATAGCGTAGCTTAGTGatacatatttttcaattattaaatttcCTTTTTCTAAAAGTATATGTGGCTaagaaattactttttttttctatagtgAAAATCTTGAAGGTTACTCAAAAGAGATAAGGAAATTATGCAAGAGGTTGTTGAAGTACATAGCAATAAGCTTGGATCTAAAGGAAGAGAGATTTGAAGAAATGTTTGGGGAAGCAGTGCAAGCAGTAAGGATGAACTATTACCCACCATGTTCACGTCCTGATCTTGTCATGGGACTCAGCCCACATTCTGATGGAAGTGCTCTCACTGTTCTTCAACAGAGCAAGAACAGCTGTGTTGGGCTTCAGATCCTCAAGGACAACACTTGGGTCCCTGTACTACCTCTTCCAAATGCCCTTGTCATTAACATTGGTGATACAGTTGAggtattattttaaatagacTTCAATCAGAGAACTTATATCTACAAATTATGAATTTCTGTACATGTGCGTGTAGGTGCTAACTAATGGGAAGTACAAGAGTGTAGAGCATAGAGCAGTGACAAATAGAGAAAGGGAGAGGCTTACAATAGTGACATTCTATGCACCCAACTACGAGGTTAAAATAGAACCAATGGGTGAATTGGTTGATGATGAAACCAACCCATGCAAGTATAGAAGCTACAATCATGGTGACTATAGTTATCACTATGTCTCCAACAAGCTCCAAGGCAAGAAGTCACTTGATTTTGCCAAGATTCTCAATTAACTATATTACTTTCACACCCCTTTCACCTTCCATTAACTACCacttaatttgttttatttttaagaatttagTTGTGGGACTCTTGTGTGTATGATGTACAGGAATGTTTCCCACTTAGGGGTTTTAGTGTCATGATTAAATTCCCCAGTGTAACTACAACTTGTAATATattatgtgtgtgtgtgggtgGAGTTGGGTGTGTTTATGTATCCATATGTATGCCGAGAAGGAACATAAAGAATAAGAAAGAACAATATCAGATCCATGTTTATGTCGATAcatgtgtgcatatatataatgtatttcgTTAGTTTGTATCATTATGCATATACTCCTTTCATTTAAAAATGATCCTggtcttaaaaaaaattattagtaaattgtaaactttgaaaaattaattatatttattaaattttaattgtttaaaattacgAGAAATAATTAATAACCAAATGAAGtatttacaattaaattataaaatattttactaatatatatatatatatatatatttatgtaaattttaatataacttttcTCTGAACGGAAAGAggtatttcaaaaataattttgttcagTAGTGTTggtaaatgaaaaataaatctttggAAGTGTTTAATCAAAGAGAAACATCTGTATGTGTGATCAAGACATGGTCTCAACTTTTCTCTCTTCACGGATGTGAAGTATCATGTTCAAAGATCAATTTGAACGATTTGGAAGATAAAATCGAGAAGAGACAAGGCAAAAGGCTTCATTATTGTTTCACTTGTTTTACTAAACTACAAAAGGTCCCCATTATGAGaccaaaaaaactattttatttattatattattagttaataatAACTCAATAATAATTACATAACAAATGCATTGTCGGTTCTTATTTATTTGTCGTTATTGTCGCTTCTACCAAATGGTAAGAAAAAAATCTGCAGACCAAAAGGAGAGAGCActagaagagagaaaaaatggACGGAGGATGATGTAGTTACACGTCAATGTTATGGTAATATGGTGGGAACCAtaaaatatcatatcaaaatGATTTAACATAAGATTACAACTTAATAATTCTCGTATAAAATCAAAATGTTCACTTTGTTATAAATTAGAATAGTCACATCTCAATTATACTCCTCCAGAAAAATATATTGcactttttcattttatatcaTTACTATGTGTATGAAGTATATAAACTAACTGTTAGGCACTTTGTTTTTAACTCTTTGATGATTGTTTCAATAAAGACAAAAATCTGAAGTCGACCCCAAAATACGACTGGGCCAATTCATTACTACACCAGATCCAAAATCGGACTCAGCCAAACCAAGCATGTTCTATCCGAATTGGGACACAGTGGAGCCTGGCTGGACCGATCGACTTATTAGACCATTTATAACTGAGATGTTGAATACAAGATTCAACAACTGAATCATTAGAATAAGTTCGTTGAAAAATGAAATACAATGATGTGATTATTTGGActtgaaaaaattcaatatgttaaacaaaataaaaaagtagataCCACCAACGgtatatgttgattttttaaaaacattatttcatattatcctaattatttaaaataaatattttattataaattaaataatttatttaatattttatacaaaaacttactatttttaattagagattagatttatttaatttagacattgataattactattattaacaaataaaatagattGTTGATTCTACTAAACAAAACCATTGTATTGTGTTAAAATCAAATGTGTTTTGAATTACGaagtgaaaagaaaaaaaaatgatgtgaagtgttaaattatattttaaaaaaatagtgaatgttgaattttgaaactattgtatatagtttaatcCAGACAAGACATGTATACATATTTATTGTTGAATGCTCAGGTCGCATACAgcttatattaaataaatatttccctattttttaattaaaaaaacaaataacaacAAATTGTGGAAACGTTTAAAGATTAGACCATATTCAAATAGATGAATGAGGATGGTAATCATAATGAAAACAGAAACAGAAATTGATTTTAACAAGATACTGGAATGAAATTAGTTTAGTACCACTATAAAACACTGATAATGGACCGCAGTGCAGTCCTGTTTTAATAGCTGATAAACAAGCAATAATGGAAAGGTTTTAAAGAGTAGAAGACAGTGCTCTCAAACAGATGAAGATGATAGATATAGTACACATGCGAGACACAATGAAAACAAGAATGTAATTAATTTAAGTAAGATAAGAAATGAAACCAATTCAGTGGATGGCTACGCAGTCGTGTCCAATGATTGATGGATTTTATTACGTAAAATGAAATCGAGTAAGTTTAATGAATCAACACACTCCAAATCATTAAGGGAAATCTTATTCGGAACAAAACAAACTGTTTTGGTCGATGCGGTCTTGAATTCTTTATGGGTTTTCCTCTTTCGCAGTCAAGACACACCAAATAACTGAGGTATATATAAAGAGATTTTCTACAAGGGAACATCAATTTTACAAGAGAAACAAGCAGCAGCATGGAGAGACAAAGAGGGTTTATTAAGTCTTGGCTCTAGGAGGGTACGAGGGCTAGAATCTGGTTTCTAATGATTCCCATGCACTTTTGTATCTCTGTATAAATAGGAAGGTTCTGTGAGCAGCAAGGCTGTAAGCTGGCTACAGCCGAATCTAGAACCTGAGCCACTTCACTTGGTGGGAATTGCCTCTCTGTACATCTCTGCATCGTACGGTTTCAGTTGTTAGGATCACAAATTGAGAACGAAATAAGAAAGCAACACAAGATAACTAACTAATCAGCCATTACAGAGAGTGAGAGCAAAAGGAAAACAACTTCAAGGCTTAACTTTCTCTAATATCTAAAACTGTATGAAGAGAGATAACACTCGGTACTAATAATGTCTTTGTGTTAATAAACAGAAAGGATTATTTGAGATTGTCACCTGAATCATGAGCAATGTAGCCATACAGCGTGAAACAAGTTCAGACGGAACCTGCAGGTCATTTTGGTCTAGTGGGTTTACGTGGGAATCATCTGCATGTTGAGTAGAGGTAGATAGATttggtgtagagggaagacgcTGATCTTGGGAAGCTTGTGTTTGCTGGACTGATGATCCTTCTGATTCATCTGTCGAGAGCTGGTTATTAACAAAATCAATGGCTTCTTCTATATTTACAACATTATTTTCGTCTTTCCTTAGTAACGCCAATGCCTGCAATAGACACAGAGACAAAATGGTCAAGTTGGTTAGATCTCTGGAGACGCAACAAATGATTAGTACATTGTCACATGTAGATCCAAAACACAGAAACATATCAACTCGTTATACACACACCTGTATAGCTCTGAATACCATTTTCTTAGCTTTTACTCTAGAACTGTCAACAATCTCAGAGACATGGAATCCATTAGTATCAGATGCATCATTGTCTACGTACGTCAACTGTCCATCAGGTTCCCCTGAGTTGCTCATGTGTGTTATTGAAGAAGATGGTACATTCTCCTGGTAAGTATTCCGTTGCCTCAGGCCAAGAAGTGCCAATGAAACCTGTGCATATTGAGACATAGAATGCGAAACTTCAGGAGCCGTACGTAGTAAAGACGACAAGATTACTCTTACATTTCCTTCATAAACTCTTGCCTGTTCATTTATTTCGCTTAGCTGAAAGAGAACTGCAGCATATTGTTTCTTAAAAGATTCAGAATCCTTCAGAGCGTTGTGTCCGTCTTTCTCACTTTCCACAACCTCGTTGTTCATGTAATTTAGCTCCCTCAAAACTAGCTCCTGCAGTGTGTAGATTAAGCTTTAATTAGTTGAAATGTAAACCACAATGTCGAAAAGCTAAACAAACATGGAAgacaaggaagaaaaaaaatcaaaaatagagTGAATCAAAGAGTAACAACTCAAATTCAATACATTAATAGTAGTTACATGATTTCACATTCCTTATTAGTCAATTAGAAACTATTACTCCATCAAACATATCATCTTCCAATCTCTACTTATAGTAGTAAAGAAAGGAGAAGCTTAATGCTAGCAAAACTGAAGCAATATCATGAAATATGTAAAACAGACAGAAAAGTAACCAGGCCATAGAGAAAGTGTTATGTTGAAGAAGATTAAGAACAAGCACGTATCACACATGTATAATAAGGCTGAGAATTAATAACAGGCCGAACCTTCTTGTCAAGCGCACGTGTAAGTTCAGAAAGAGCTTGGACATCAGCTTCTCTCGCATGAATATGGCCAATATTTGAAGGCTGAGAATTAAACAATTGTACAGCAAGAGCCTCATCGACTCCATTTTGAGCTTGTGGATCCGAACTTGAGATTTCTACCTATATAATTAAGGCAAACttgaatataattaatatatctatCGTGATTTTGTTAAACTGTAGATAAGATTTATTGTGGTCAAATGCCAAACAAGGCATTGCAAGAGAGAGTAGATGCAAGTAAGGAGGAGGAACAACATTAGCTACAGCCTCAGCGAGAACAGTGATAGAACATGCACGTTGATTTTGTACAAGATCGGTAAGAGATGTGAATTATCTACATACCTTCCTAGATACAGTTATTGGTCAAAGACTTCACACAGAGAAACTCCAGGAGATTGTATTCGTTAGATGGAAACCCATTAATATTTGAAACTAGTAAACAACAAATTACCCCGTAAACTCCTAGATGTGTGTGATACTAAATCAATTCTTCCAGGTATGCAGGAAAATGAACCTCCACAAAATAATCTATAGCATATACAAAAGCAGAATATATGTGTGATGGTCAGAAAATATTAACCTTTTCCTGCTTTAGTGAATTGTTAATGATATAATTTGGTGAGGATAGGGGATAGCCTGCCTCGCACGAAAGTTTGGGGTACCCTTCAGGCATGCTTTCCTTTACCCGCTCATGCATTTTCTCCTCACTGGAATTCTGACGGTGATGATTCGACAAAACATAGTGTTTTGCAAGTGATGCTGGCATGTTTTCTAGAGGATTTAGTGGCATGCATTCAGTATCCTTCAGCAAAAGAGAGAGATTTAAATGTTATTAACATTCAAATTCGTTCTCGCTCAAAAGT
This Brassica napus cultivar Da-Ae unplaced genomic scaffold, Da-Ae ScsIHWf_1518;HRSCAF=2116, whole genome shotgun sequence DNA region includes the following protein-coding sequences:
- the LOC106446003 gene encoding protein SRG1, giving the protein MAPLPISSIRVGKIDDVQELIKSKPNKVPERFIREANERGVLVSHKTHLHHHIPVVDLSKLSKPHTDDDFLFEILKLSQACEDWGFFQVINHGIEVGVVEDIEKVAKEFFEMPLEEKKKYPMEPGTVQGYGQAFIFSEDQKLDWCNMFALGVHPPSIRNPKLWPSKPARFSENLEGYSKEIRKLCKRLLKYIAISLDLKEERFEEMFGEAVQAVRMNYYPPCSRPDLVMGLSPHSDGSALTVLQQSKNSCVGLQILKDNTWVPVLPLPNALVINIGDTVEVLTNGKYKSVEHRAVTNRERERLTIVTFYAPNYEVKIEPMGELVDDETNPCKYRSYNHGDYSYHYVSNKLQGKKSLDFAKILN